Genomic segment of Carassius carassius chromosome 19, fCarCar2.1, whole genome shotgun sequence:
ACCACCTCCTCGATCTTCTTCACATCATACTTGAGGCCATCATAGCGCTTGCGAAGAGGGTCGTTTTTTAAGTTAAGCAACCGAAATCCAGAATCAAGTTCATTGATAAAGTTTGAGATCCTAAGCGGACGTCCATAGTCACCTGCGGTCACGCTGTTCACTGCCAGCCTCgactaaatggaaaaaaacagGTACATTGTGCTTTTAATTTCATTCACATTCCTTCCACTCTTGgtttatttaagtttattataCTTTAAGTTTATTTCACATCAAGAAGGCAAAATCCACAATAATGCCCCGAAATATCATAAATGCACATCTTAAACAATCTAGCGGCTTGTTGTAACAATCTCAATGATATGCCAACACAACGGGTGGGGACTGTTCACAAAgaacacatttttgcattttactatgccgttttattttatatatatatatatatatatatatatatatataaataaaaaaaacatttgacaatGTTTGTTTGACAATTCTGATTACGTCTTTTATGAACGTTCTAAAAACATGGTGCTCAAGTTAATAGAACTGCACCACGAAAACTTAATTTTTCCATTCTGCTGCTCACATATCAAGTTGTTTTTAACACAATAACAAATGTTAATGACCCTTAATTCTGGTTGCCACTTGTCATAAAATTCTACCTGAACCTGAAAAAAAGTTTGTTCACCAGTGATTAGATTCTGAAAAAAATTAGACACCCAGTCTGCATTAAATGCAGATCAACGGTATGCTCGATTGGATAActttatacaattataattacaAACTTGCTCAGTATGACTTCCTACACTTACATAAGTGTGATTTATTGCCCAAAAAAGTGAaaacaaaaactatacagtaGTTAAAGATCAATACCACTGATAGCgttattttttccaaaaaaaaaaaaaaatctgtttgtagATGTAGATGTTTGTAGATTGTTGCAGTAATATTGTTAACATAAATTCCTTTGGACACTATAACTGCATAGTGAATTTCTGATATTGTGACAGATATTTTGTATATAACAATGTACCATATATCATGAACGATTGGTGGACTATCAATGTAAACGGACCAAAATGGAAACTTTTAAAAATGATGCCGTGGCTGCCCACGTGATCTCTGCGTATCCTTGATGACCATGTAACCATTTCATGAACAGTAACCATGCTCATTGTTGAACCTGCCAGTGACTGGCAACCAACTtcttggctgcatccgaaaaatgaaaaatgctgccttcggaggacgctttccaaggtaggaaggcatcaagacacgtccgaattcaatgttagcttcagtttctgtctcctgagatgccttcatctggtcaatttttgaaggcagcatagatatatccttcgctgcctttaatatcccacaatcctgtgcgttccattctgtgacagttaagccaaaaaataaagatggcgtctgaaagttgcggtcggtgtcagtttgtgtgtagatgtatgtttttgatcaatGTCATTTTTTTGCGAGAAATTAAATGTGGTTTTATttacaaagttcgggaggagcacgatcagataatcatccaatttggcacaggtgcatcttgtTTAGCTAATAATCTTTACTAGCACACAAGcatatatatatccagtcttcctacctcctgtcccacaacagtttttcggcatccctcctccacccaaactcctcacttctaatctatttatcccaaagttatttgggttcgggctatgctccgggcTGGACCCGTCCCCCAGGACAGCACaccaaaatatgcctactattcgccttcagattagatgtaagggtgaactcgtgaatattgcagtaatgcaattttaaaatgaaaacgcacTAATGTAAATGGGGCCTTAGGACAATTACTGTTTCTACAGCAACCTGAGATTTtaacggcagctgcagtgacgcAATGATTTTGTCAATTTGGCAAATGGCTCTTTTACAGAGAAGGCAGGACTATTCCACTATATTGTGTGTTGCACTTTCTCGAATTTGTAAATAATAGGAGTGCACAGTCTTCGGAAATACATTGTCACACCACAGGCCCCGCCCATCAGCGGTCATTCGCTTAATGGCTGACATTTGTCTACGCTGAATGAGAGCGTGGTGTCAAAACCCATTATATTCATTGACCCTTTCTACACTGGACACAGTATAAAGGAACTTGTTCCATTTCTGATGTACTCAACACATTTGAGTCTGCTGACAACAGGACAAATGGAAGAGTAAAGCATGTTCATTGTCATGCATTTATGTCTCTGTACAGCCTTCAAAAGGATCCCAGCGTCAGAAACAAGTGGATGGTTTTATTTTAATGCCACCTACTTGCATGCAATAGTGAGGGGACGGTGATATTGTTTCCTATGCAATGATGTTAGCCAATAAAAACAGTGACTGTTTACTGAGAAGACTTAAAGGACACACCccttaaaaaactttttattttattttaatgtaagtgAACTTAAAGgaacatatttaaattaataaaaaaaaatccatgtctTGATACCTTTAATATAAAGTTAATGTAAGCATGTGTGTTTAAATATAGTAGCAGTTACATTAATACTACAAAAGATGATACGTTTGGTAGTTTTAATGAATTTGAGAGAAAAAACACTTACCAGCTCACTGGCCAAAATAAGAACTCCTGCAAGATAGTCTTCCACATCCAAATGAAACCCTTTTTCTCTGTCGACTTCAACTGCGTAAGTGTAAATTACCATCAATCTACAACAGTCTCACAAGTATTCAAGATGGagacaatataaataaatgtgaacattACATACTTGCAAGTATTCTTGCCACTTCCTCACGTGTAACCAAAGATTCGCTTTCCAGGTATACCACAAAAGCAGCAAGGAAGGCAAGACGTTGAAGAACAAATCTCCAGTGTTCATGATACCTATGGAAAGATGAGGATGTGCCAGCCTTTAATATAATTATGAAGGCTAGAAGCATGATCAATTCAATCAATGAAGGAAAAGAATAATTTAAGAGGCATCTACACTAACCTATAGTACTGTTCCACAGGGAACTTAGTTTTCAGCTCTCCAGTGTGGTTTCTTACAGTGCAGAACAGCTCTCTAGCCTTCAAACACTTGCTGGGAACTGGTCGAAGGAGTGAAAATCTATTAGAAAATACATTAGGTAAACAAAAAGATCAAGTATTTTAACTTACTGTCTTTGAAACCGCTTGGTTGATGGACACTTTGAAGAACAGTGAGGATCTCTCTCGCTGTCTGCTCCAGAACTTGGACAACCTTCCTTATGTCCTACAGGAAGAGCCCAGAAAGATAAGAGTCGCCCGAGAGCACATATATGgataa
This window contains:
- the tsn gene encoding translin translates to MSVTEMFSYIQGFLSADQDIREDIRKVVQVLEQTAREILTVLQSVHQPSGFKDIPSKCLKARELFCTVRNHTGELKTKFPVEQYYRYHEHWRFVLQRLAFLAAFVVYLESESLVTREEVARILAIEVDREKGFHLDVEDYLAGVLILASELSRLAVNSVTAGDYGRPLRISNFINELDSGFRLLNLKNDPLRKRYDGLKYDVKKIEEVVYDLSIRGLAKEQEAGGDK